Within the Dolichospermum compactum NIES-806 genome, the region TGGTGATTCCAGGACGGACTGTGGTATCAACTTGGAGTTTATTGGGGTTTCTAACTAGGAGATATAATTCGTGGTTGGTGTTTTGAATTAAGGCTTCGCTGATATAGTGACCGATACAGCCACTTGCACCTGTAACTAAAATACGTTTTTTGGTCATGAAATTGGATGTTGGGGTTTTTGGGGATGGTTGAGGTCGGTGTGTAATTGTAGCATGATTTGAGGAGATAGATCTCCGACTCCTTTAAGAAGTCGGGGATCTGGGTGTTAGTTAACTGAATATATTTTTTGGAAACGAACCGCAGAGACACAGAGGACGCAGAGAAATGAGGTTTTGAGAGATTTTGCGTAAACCTTGATTAATTAGGGTAAAATTACAACAAAGCCTTGGTGGTGAGTCTATGCGTCAATGTCTTAATCCTGACTGTCTTTTTCCTAACCCTGATAATTTTCAATATTGTCAAAAGTGCGGTAATAATTTACTTTTGCGTGAAAGATATATACCTAAATCAATTTTAGGTCAGGGTGGTTTTGGTAGAACATTTTTAGCTATTGATGAGGATAAACCATCAAAACCTTATTGTGTAATTAAACAATTTTTACCCCAAGCACAGGGAACAGATAGTATTGAAAAAGCATCCCAGTTATTTGCACAGGAAGCACAACGTTTAGAGGAGTTAGGTAAACATCCTCAAATACCTGAGTTAATGGCTTATTTTACATCCGATAATCGTCAATATTTAGTACAGGAATTTGTGAAAGGGGAAACTCTACAAACGGAGTTAGATAAAAATGGCGTTTTTTCTGAACAGCAAATTAGAGGATTATTAAGAGAACTGTTACAGATATTGGAGTTTGTTCATAGTCAACAGGTAATTCACCGAGATATTAAACCAGAAAATATTATTCGCAGTAGTGACAATCAGTTATTTTTAGTAGATTTTGGTGCGGCGAAAATAGTCAAGTCACAGCAACGCACAGCTACAGGGACAATTATTGGATCTGCTGAATATTGCGCTCCTGAACAGTCAATGGGTAAACCATTATTTATTAGTGATTTATATAGTTTAGGGGTAACTTGTTTGCATTTATTAACAGGAATGAGTCCGTTTGATTTATATAGTCCAATGGAAGGAGAATGGGTATGGAGAGATTATTTGAATGGAAATGTGGTAAGTGATGAATTAGGAAAGATTTTGGAAAAATTAGCAAGTCCTATTGCGAAATATCGTTATCAATCTGTAAAAAAAGTGATGCAGGAGTTATATTTTGTAGATCAAAAACCTAATTCTCAACCACCTTTTGACAAACCTGAAATATCTGTTATCAAAGTACCCAGTCAGTATCAAAAACTAGAGAAATTGTTAGCAGATGGTAAATGGAAAAAAGCAGATGACGAAACAAGACGGATAATATTGACACTTGCTAACCGGGGAATACCAGGTTATTTAACCATAGACAATGTTCTTGATATTCCCAGTGAAGACATTAGCATTATAGACAATTTATGGGTAAAGAATAGTAATGGACGCTTTGGTTTTTCTGTACAAAAGCAGATTTATGAAAGTGTGGGGGGAACAACAACTTACAACCACCAAATCTGGAATAAATTTATAGATAAGGTAGGATGGAGAAAAGGAGAAAATTTACTCTCTGATAATGAAATTACCTTTGACATAAAAGCACCAAAAGCGCATCTTCCCTTTTTTCCCGTAGGTTCGATATGGTGGTGGAAAGTAGTTATTAGTTTGTATTCTCAAGATGATTACTGGAAAGCGGTTATAATAGTTCTGATCTTGCGTTCATAATAGTAAACTGTAAAATCTGAAGATTATAGAAAAAAAACTAATTCTGAATCAGGATAACCAGGATTAAAGGATGTACAGGATATTACCGTTAACTTACTAAAAATAACATCGTCTAAGATTCACGACTTCTATGTTTATTAAACTGAATAAATGATAAAGATT harbors:
- a CDS encoding serine/threonine-protein kinase → MRQCLNPDCLFPNPDNFQYCQKCGNNLLLRERYIPKSILGQGGFGRTFLAIDEDKPSKPYCVIKQFLPQAQGTDSIEKASQLFAQEAQRLEELGKHPQIPELMAYFTSDNRQYLVQEFVKGETLQTELDKNGVFSEQQIRGLLRELLQILEFVHSQQVIHRDIKPENIIRSSDNQLFLVDFGAAKIVKSQQRTATGTIIGSAEYCAPEQSMGKPLFISDLYSLGVTCLHLLTGMSPFDLYSPMEGEWVWRDYLNGNVVSDELGKILEKLASPIAKYRYQSVKKVMQELYFVDQKPNSQPPFDKPEISVIKVPSQYQKLEKLLADGKWKKADDETRRIILTLANRGIPGYLTIDNVLDIPSEDISIIDNLWVKNSNGRFGFSVQKQIYESVGGTTTYNHQIWNKFIDKVGWRKGENLLSDNEITFDIKAPKAHLPFFPVGSIWWWKVVISLYSQDDYWKAVIIVLILRS